Genomic window (Leptospira weilii):
GAGAAGTGCTCTTAAAAACTCTCCTGGAAAGCGGCGTTTCTTCTCAAACCGCAGAAGAAGCGATCTTGTCGCATCTTCCTCCGGGTCGCAATCATTTTGTATGTACACCTAACGCTAAAAAACAAACCTTGCTCAATCTTTATCCGGAAAAGATCCGGAATCTTTTGAGAGAGAATCGGGAAGAAGGGATCAAACAAGAATTTCGTAATATGATCAAAATCGAAGAAAGAGTGGATCTTGCGCTGGAGCTTTTGGAATGGTTGTTTTCTGGCTTTGAAGATAAGAGAAGTCTGTTAATCGGTTTGTTTTCTCTGTTCTTGAACGATAAGATTTCCTTACAGGAAAACTTTTTGGATCGATTGAAAAAAAATTACGAAGAGGAAATTCTAAAAGATCTCCAAAATTTGGAGTGAACGGTCACCGGTATTGGATTTATGGTGAAAATCCAATAAGACATGCTGTGTGTCTGAGTTCGAAAATCAGAATATATAAATATCCTTATATTTCGAGAAATCGGGCCGGCCCAATGGATACGGAAAAGGATTCTTTCAACAGATCCCTTTCTATGATGATCGGGATCTGGGAATAGGAAAAGACGCGTTACGCGGCGGCTGTAGAAGCGGATGTTGTTTCGATAGGAACGTCGGATCCGCGAAGCGCTTTTTTTCCTTTTTCGGTCCAAATCGCTCTTTGGATTTTGATGATTTTCAATAAGTGAAGGACCTTCATTATTTGATACGTAAGATCCAGTTCGAACCAGCGGAACGCGAAGTTTGGAGAATTGGGATGAGCATGGTGATTGTTTTGATACAATTCGCCTGCGATCATAAAGTCCACAAACAGAGTGTTCTTCGAATTGTCCGGATTTTTTTTATGATTTCTATAACCATACATATGCCCGCACCAGTTCACGATTGCGCCGTGAAGCGGTCCCATCACCCAGTGGATTGGAAGTAGCAGATACCATCCGTACTGTCCTGCGGGAACGAAATAAAGGTAGAATAACGTGTAAAGGGTTCCGCAGAACAATCTGAAGGTCCAGGAGTCGCTGAGTCTATCGATTGCCGGCCACTCGGGGTAGTTGCCTCTAAATTCTTTTTCTACATTCGCTTTTCTGTCTAAGATTGCCTCGTAATTGAGCGCGGTTTTCCACATCATGTCCAAAAATCCTTTAGAGGCAATCGGAGAATGGGGATCTTTTCCGGTATCGCTGTATGCGTGGTGTTGTCTGTGCATAATCGCATAAGCGCGCGGATTTAAGAACGAGGAGCCTTGTGCCACACAAGTGAAAATGTGAAAAAATTTTTCCCAAAACTTATTCATCTTAAACATTGCGTGAGCCGCGTATCTGTGTAGAAAGAACGATTGGACAAAAGCCGATAAGAACCAATGCCCGATAAAGAAAGATAGAATAATCACCATTTGGTATTAACTCCTGTTGAATACTATGAGCGGTTAATACTGCGCAGGTTGCAGAAAAGTTGGGAATTATTTTAAAAAAAGCGAAATTTTTTGATCTTTTAAGTCTGTTTTTCGGGAAATGAGCAACCAAGTTCCAAGTTTTTTTATTTAAGAAATTACTATAAGACAAGATGGCGCTCCATGGGAAGCTATAACCTTATCCACAATTACTTGGATCGGAAGATAAATCTGTCGGAATTACGACAAATCCTCTCTGAAACTTAGTTCCCACCCTTATTTTTGGTGGAGGGTGATGAGCGACCCGTAGGGAGCAAATCATTGAGCCTGGAGGCGGAAAGACTCGGGAGATTTTTCTCTATCAGAAAATCATACTTCTTGCAAGTAAAAAGTATCATTCTTGTCGGAACACTTGAAAAATATCAGTTTTGATCCTTATTATCCCAAAAGTCTTCTTAATTTGTGGGGTTGGTTATGGTTGGGAGCAAGATTTGAGTTTAATGTGAGTTCGGTGGTTGAAAATAAGAAAGAATTTTCTAAAAGTAGAAATTCCTACAATTTCGGAATTTGTTCGTAAAATCGTGATTTGTGCTGATTTTCTTATTTTAAGAATCAATTTACAAAGATCAGACTCCAATTCTTTTCAGAAAAATGAATCATGGGTTTCTTACGACCCTGCTCACGTTAATTAGAAGAGGTTCTTTGTCGTGAAAAATATATATATTATTTTTGTTGTATAGTTTTAGAATTAGCTTTGAGTTTTAAGGCGTTTTATTAAAAACGTGTTTGATTCTTACCAAGAAAATGGAATCGAAGAGAATGAAAAAGGAGAACTTATGAAAGGAAAAAAAATCGGAATTTTAGGTTCCGGCGTAGTAGGGCAGACTCTCGCAAACGGATTTTTAAAATATGGGGCCGAAGTAAAAATCGGTACGAGAGATTCCGGAAAACTCAAAGATTGGTTATCCAAGGCGGGAACAAGTGCGTCGGTTGGGTCATTTGAGGACGCCGCCAACTTCGGAGAAATTCTTGTGCTGGCCTCCAAAGGAAATGCCGCGTCCGAGGTGTTAAAGTTGGCTGGAATAGATTCTTTGAATGGTAAAACGATCATCGATACAACCAATCCGATCGGGGAAGAATCGCCCCAAAACGGAGTCTTGAAATTTTTTACAACATACAATGAATCTCTAATGGAACAATTCCAGAAGCAGGTTCCCAAGGCGAACTTCGTAAAATGTTTCAACTCCGTCGGAAGCGGTTTGATGGTAAATCCTCACTTAAAAGACGGAAAGCCGAGCATGTTCATTTGCGGAAACGACGAATCCGCCAAAAAACAAGTAAAGGAAATCTTGAATCTTTTCGGTTGGGAAATCGAAGACATGGGAAAAGCGGAAGCTGCGAGAGCGATCGAACCTCTTTGTATTCTCTGGTGTATTCCTGGATTTCTATCTCAATCTTGGACACACGCGTTTAAACTTCTGAAATAACTCAGGAGGATAACATCCGGTAAAAAGATGATCGTCCTCGCTTTTTTGAATGCTTGTAAATTTTGCGACGAATTCGTTAAAAGTCGATGGCCACCCTGCACTTTCGAAAGTAGTGTATACTGTTTTTCGAATTCGTTTTTATTTGGAAGAATGATTTTTAATTCTCGTATTCGAAAATGCCTAATAGATTCTAATTTTCGAATACAATTTGGACAGGAGTTTTTATATTTTTTGAATGTGCATTGAAAAGGAGCGAGTTGTAGGTTTTAATTAGAGTTTTTGAAAAATTAATTTTCTATCCGTTTCTGCTTCATTGAAATGGATGTTTGAAGCGATTTCTAATCTGAACCATGAAATTTTTCTACAACTCTATTGCAAAAAACATAATATTTTAAAGGTATTTTTTTCGATGCTTATCTTTTGGCGAGTGTATCTAAAAGTTTGCGGGCGTTTATCTTTGTTTCTTCGTACGCTTTTAAGTGTGTTTCACATTTCTCTTTCGCTTTTGGAGAGGAACCTTTAATTCTTCCCGCTTTTTTGCCTAGTAAATAGAACCATTCTCCGTCTGTATCAAGACCCGACATGTATTTTTTAAAGGGCGGAAAAGTCGAACCTTTTACTCCGGATAAGCCTGTTTCCAGTAAAGCATAATCTAATAGTGTAAAAATGTGATTAGGTATGCGGATTTCTTTAAGACTTGTTAAACATGCCAACGCTTCTAAGGCCGGAGTTTTTGCGAGTGATCTTACAAATCCGAGGCTAAAAAATTCTAATTGGTTCAGTCCGGAAAGAAAATCAAAACTTTCAATCGGTTGGGCCCAGTCAAATGTACCGTTAATACTGAGATAACGAAGTTCTTGGGCGCGACCGAGTCCGGAAAAGTTTGTGATTCTTCGAACGTTTTCGATGTGTAAGGCTTTGAGATTTTTTAATTCCCCGATTGGCTCCACACTTTCAAAACCGGAAACATATTCTAAGACTAACTCTTCTACGTTTTGAAGCCTGATTAGAAAATCAATGGTCTTGGGGCGAGCATGAGTAATCCTTAATCTTTTAAGTTTACCAAGTATTGCTACAAAATTAAGCTGCTCTTTATTTGGTTGATGAAGCGTCAGTTCTTTTAGTTTAGGTAAGGATCCGATTGTTTTCCAGTTTAGGTCGTTGCCGTAGATGGTGGCAATTGAAACAGAATTTTTGAGCTTGAGACCAATCGTCTAGATGATATTTATGTCTTTCTATGTTAGGCAGGATGGCCCAATGCCCGTATGTTCTATCCAAAAGGTCTCCAAAATGATGTTTCATTTTTACGTTATCCGGGATTTCGAATTTATTCTCCAGCATAATGGTGTCTCAATCACAGTCAATGCTAAGAATCTATCCTAATCTTAAAATGTAGGAACTACTACAAATTTATATTTCAGTGTGAAACTTTGAAAGTGTAGGTGGCGTAATTTATGAAAACTCGCACGTTTCGTTAAGAGTGAATTTGGGATTTAAAACATGTTCGAAATTTAAATCTACGTTCGATTCAAAAAATTCTCTAAAATCACTCGGCACAGAAAGTTCTAAGAACCGTTCTTTAATATGGATATTCTTTTATTGGATGACGGTCAAAAAATTGAATCTGCCTTGATTGAGGGTCCGTTCGGTTTGGATTCTCTTTTGGTTCCGTTTGCTTATTGGGATCGTTTGAGTCGGGAAGAGAAAAAAATTCTTCCGAGACGTCTTCCGTTTCTATTACGAAGATACGGGAAATACATTGCGGCGATGAAACGTCTCCATTGTAAGGCGGGTAAAATCAAATACAACCGGGGAGTCGGGAAAATGAAAAAATTCAGTATTCGTGTGAATACTGGGACTTGGGCGATTTTAGGTGCGCTTGCGGCAGCGCACGGTGTATCAAGGTGTTATCTTTTTAATTATATGCTTTGGTTGGAAGACGTCGGAGTGGGAGATTCTATCGTGGAGACTTTAAATAGAGGAGTTCCTAGTTTTCATGGGACTTACAGAATGATCTGGACGCTCGATTTACGACAAAATCTAATATCCAGGGAATTGGAATTCAAACCGAACCCAATGACCGAACGCGATCTCCGGGGTTCCTGACTATTCGTCGAAACTGAGTATCGAATCACAAACGTAATATACGAAAACCGCTTTCTATATTTTACTAAAGTCTCATTAGGGGATGATTCAAACGGACTTCAAAACACATCCTTGGACGAAACGATCGTAAGTTAACGTGAGCAAGTTCGTAAGGAAATGAGAAAGAATTTTCTAAAATTAGGAGTTCCTAGTTTTAGAATTTATTCGTAAAATCGAGATTTGTTGTAGTTCCCACAATTTAAGAATCAATTTACAAAGTTCAAATTCAGAAAAATGAACCGCGCCGAACTCACGTTAAGTTAGGTTTTAACACACGTTTCACGGACACAAATCCGAGAAGATCGATTCTAAAACTGTAGATTTTTCCGAATTTCTCGGAGGGCTATTCCTTCCAGAGTTTCAAAATTTTCGGGACCCGAGTAGGGAAGATGTTCGATGATCTTCAAGCCGAAATTGCCGTATTCGTTTTTGATCCATTTCTTGAGCTGAAGATCCGTTTCTACGGAACGATCGACGACGGGTTTTGACTTGCGGATAAATTCCAGAAGATTGCCGATTCCATACTTGGTTTTTGCGGAAGTTTTAAAAACGGGGGGAAGATTTTTTCCCGGCATGACGTCTTTTAAAAATTCCAGAGTGGAAATTAACATATGATAGCTGGAATTCGCAAGAACCTCTTCGTCGCATTTGTTGAGAATAAAAGAATCTGGAACTTCCATGATTCCGCTTTTCATAAACTGAACCTGATCACCACCTAACGGTTGTAAAACGAGAAAAGAAAGATCCGTAAGTTTCGAAACTTCGATCTCGTTTTGACCGATTCCGACGGTTTCGATAAACACATAACGAAAGAAACAGCGAAGCAAACGGATCACGTGATACGTATATGGATTGACTCCGCCTAACTCCAATTGGCTTGGTTGGGAACGGAAATAGATCCTTTTCTCTCTTGCGGGAAGAGAGAGGCGGGTTCTATCGCCGAGCAAAGAACCACCGGAGATATGGCTGGAAGGATCGATCGCGACGATCGCCATCGTTTCTTCGTCGTCGGCTTTTAGAAATTGAATCGCCAATTCTCCGAGTAAGGAAGATTTTCCGGCCCCGGGAGTTCCGGTAAAACCCACGGTGAGAGAATTTTGGCCCGTAAGACCTTGAGAAGCAAGAGACTCGAAGAGGTTTTTTCTAAACTCGAAAGAATCCGGTTTTTCAACGCCGGAGATGAGTTTCGCGATAGGAAATTTTTCTCCTACGCGCGCCCCTTCGATGAGTTCCGCTAGATCTTCTTTACGATGTTTCACCGTGTGCCCGTATCCGCGTTATGCGGCTTTTACAGTCTGAGAGATGATGTCGATAATTCTTTCCATCACGTCCATGAGATCGTAGTCTTTCGGAGTAAAGATAGCTTTGACTCCGAGTTTTAAAAGGGCGTCGAAGTCTCCCGGAGGGATGATCCCTCCGAATACGACAGGGATATCTGCTTTATAGTGTTTTAATTCCTGGAAGATCTGTTCGGCCAATTCCTGATGAGATCCGGAAAGAATCGAAACTCCGATTACGTCCGCGTTTTCCTCTACTGCGGTCTGAACGATTTCTTCCGGTGTTAAACGAATTCCGGAATAGATCACGTCGAATCCGGCGTGTTTTGCGGATACCGCGATCATCTCAGCTCCGTTGGAATGTCCGTCTAACCCCGGTTTGCCGACTACGATCTTAGGTCTGGAGCCGCTCGCTTTAAGGAACGCTTCCACTTTTCCTCTTACTCGGATCACTTTTTCGGTTTCGAGATTGAGTTTTTGTCCTTCTACACCGGTGGCAGGTCTATATTCTCCGAACACGGATCTGAGAACATCCGCCCATTCTCCGGTTGAAACTCCCGCTTTTGCACATTCTATGGAAGCGTGCATTAGATTTTTATCGGCTTTAGCGTCCGCTTCAAGTTGTGAGAGGGTCTCTTGGACTTTCTTCACGTCTCTTGCCGATTTTACTTTTGCGAGTACTTCCAAAGTTTCTTCCGCGGACTGGCGATCGACTTTAAAAACTCCTCCGTCTTGATCGGTCATGAGTGGAGAAGGAGTTCCTTCAGTCCATTTATTTTTACCGACGACGATGAGTTCATTGTTGTTGATCTTAGCAAGACGTTCCGCTTGGGACTTAACAAGCTGAGATTTCATATAACCGTTTTCGATCGCCTTGACCGCGCCGCCCATATCGAGAATTTTTTGGATTTCTTTATAAGCTTCTTCTTTAAGTTCTTTTACTTTGCTTTCGACAACTTTAGAACCTTCGAATAGATCTGGATATTCCAGAAGATCCGTTTCATACGCGAGAACCTGTTGCAATCGTAAAGACCATTGTTGATCCCAAGGTCTGGGAAGAGAAAGCGCTTCGTTCCACGCGGGAAGCTGAAGGGCCCTACATCTTGCATCTCGGCTCATGGTGACGCCTAACGCTTCGATTAGAATTCTCCACGCGTTGTTTTCTGGTTGTTCCTCGGTAAGCCCCAGAGAATTTACCTGAACTCCGTAACGGAAACGGCGGTATTTTTCCTGTTTTACCTGATAACGGTTTTTTGTAATCTCGTCCCACATTTCCGTAAAGGCGCGCATCTTGCACATCTCCTCCACAAAACGAATTCCCGCGTTTACGAAGAATGAAATTCTTCCCACGCATTGTTCGAACTCGTCGGGTGTGAAACAATTTCTTTCCTTGATCGCGTCTAGAATCGCCATTGCCGTCGCGAGCGCGAACGCGAGTTCCTGCACGGGAGTCGCTCCGGCTTCTTGCAAGTGATACGAACAAATGTTGGAAGGGTTCCATTTCGGAATGTTTTTCAGGCAATATTCGTACATGTCGACGATGACTCGTATGGATTGCGCGGGAGGAAAGATGTACGTTCCCCTTGCGAGGTATTCTTTGATGATGTCGTTCTGAGTGGTTCCTTGAAGAAGGGAAACGTCTACTCCGCGTTCCTGGGCAAGGGCAACGTAAAGGGACAAAAGATACATCGAAGTTCCGTTGATCGTCATCGAGGTGTTCATCTCTTCGATCGGGATCTGGTTAAAAAGGATTCTGAAATCTTCCAGGGTATTGATCGGAACACCGACTTTCCCGATTTCCGGTTTTGCAATTGCGTGATCGGAACTATAACCGCATTGAGTTGCCAAGTCAAAGGCGATGGAAAGACCGGTTTGTCCTTTGGATAGATTTTTTCTAAAAAGTTCGTTAGATTCTCTCGCGTTTGTGTGCCCCGCGTACGTTCTGAAAATCCAAGCAGGTTCTTTGGAGGGTTTGCCGGATTTGTCGTATAGGATATGATTTTTATTTTCCATGAATTTTGTCCCGATTCGATGTCTCGTTGATACTTCAAAATGTGTTGGTAGAATTTCACCCAAATTTTTATCCTTGCTCTGATTTCCGCAAAAACCCTACGAGCTCCAATGGACTTAGAAAGAAGTAATAAAGCCAACCTAGTCTTCCTTTTCCTATCTGTGATCGGCCTTACGGTCGTTCTTTCTGTACTTTACAACTGGTTCGGAGAACCTTTGAATCCGGAGGCGATGGAAATGCTCGCCAATCTCCGTTCCTTAACCGAAGAAGGAAAGTTTTTCTCCGATCAACCTCCTCTTCCGTTTTTGGTTCTGAGTCTTTGGAAATCGGTCACAGGACTCAACTATACCACGGCTTTGTTTACATTTTCCGCATTTATTTTTTCGCTTGGGATTCATTGGATCGGATTGATTTTTCAGAGGGAAAAATGGAAACCGAATCATTATATTCTCTGTTATTTGTCCGCGATCACTCCTCTGACTTATTCCATACCTCTGGTTTTGTATCCGGAATGTTTGAGCTTATTTTTTCTTTTGATTCTTTTTCTTGCGTTTAGGATGGAAACTTTGGGCGACATATTCATTCTCATCGTCTGTATCCTTGGAAGTTTTTTCTCTCACTTTACGATCTTTTTAGTCGGTTTTACGATTTTTGTAGTGAAGGCGGGAACAGTAGGAATCCGAGAAAGAAAAAAACATCAATCCGTTTTTTTTAAGAGAAGGAATATCCCTCAGTTGGTCTTGCTCGCGTATATGGGAATCTTCCTTACGTTGTTGACTGTTTTGATCGTCACAAATTTCTACGGCGTAAATTCTTTCGAAATGTTCTACAAATTACTCTGGAGTTATCTCTCCAATTTTGGGCCTTTGTTTTTAATTTTATATATCGGAAACTTCCTTTTAAAATCCGAAAAAGAGCTTAACACCGTGGCGGCGAGTGCGGTCTTGATCGTGATCCTTCTCGTGTCTGTTTATTTTTCCGTTAAACCGACATCCGGACTTGACGCGACCAAACTCGGAGCCTTCACGAAGGATCTTGTGAGCTTAAAGAGTAGGGGAGTGATTCAGACGGACGAAAGAGTCTATACGAGTCCTTCTGTTTCGTCTTACGTGTATTTTCATTCCAAGCAAAGATTACAATCGATTCGACCGAAGGAATGGAAAAATCGGGATTATCTGTTTCTTGAGGAGATCTGGCTCGCGGATAAAAGAGAGATGCTCAGACGTTATAAGTTTAAAAATCCTCAATTCGTATTTTTATCGGGAGAACAGATATTAATTACCGGATTTTTGACGAAAGTTATCTCCGGTGAAAAGGAGAATACACAGATTAAGATTCAAGTTGAAAAAGCAAAAACTCAACTTTCTTCGAAAACCGGGGAGAAGAGACTTAGCCGTTTTCTAACGAGAATATTTTCTATCTCTGCGTTAAGTCCGGAACTGAATCCTTGAAGTCGATCTGGAAAAAAAAATCGACTGCAAAAAATAAGAACTCCGTTTCTAAAGGAAAGAATCCGGTGGTATCTTTATCCTTCTATAAAGAAAAATTGAACTTCAAGCCGAATCGGAAACAGGAAGAGCCTTTGGAAAACGAAGACTTGGCTTTGGGAGCCAACGGCCAACCGTTCGAGGCCGAGTATTGGAGAGATATTTACGGTTCGGGAACGGACGTAGATGCCACGTTCAATGCGAAGGAACATGCGCGTTATGCGAAATCTATTCTGAATTTGATGGAAATAAACGTGAATTCGGTGGCGGATTTCGGGTTCGGTAAAGGGATACTCTTAAAAGAAATGGTGAAAATCTTCAAACCCGGAAGGGTCCTTGCCATTGATCCTTCCGAACAGATGCTCGACGAACTTTTCGCTCAGAAATGGATTCGTTCATGGAATGTTTCCGTGTTGAACACAACTGTCCAGGAATTGGATCTTACGTATTTTATACATCTTCCATTTGATCTTGGTATTTGCAACTCCGTGGTTCAATACATCAAAGGTGATCTGAGACCTGTATTCGAAAAACTTCATAAAATCGTTAAGTATCTTTATTTCTCCGTTCCCACAAAGGAAGATTATATTCGAATGAAAAAGGATATCTCCTTTGAAGATCCTTACGCTTACGTGAGAACCAAAAAACAATATCTCAAGGTCATTGAACCGTATTTTCGAAGAGTCGGTTTTAATTTTTTGGAAAGTAGATTGGTCGGAGATTCAAGATTTACGGATGAATTGTTTAAGGACGAGTGAGGCGTTATATCCCTTCTCGCTTTTTAGAGGAACTGAAATTCTTAAGATTTTCCTCTAATTGTCTACTTCCTTCGAGAGCAACTCGCTTTGGTTCAAGCTATGAATCAGTTTTCCCTTCTTTGGGATCGATTGAAATTAGATTCTTTTTGGAGAGCGTCATTTACACAGGATTGCTGACTGCCGTTTTAAGCCGCACGACTTTGGAACCTTCATTTATTTTTTGGTAAACGTTTTAATTGGTAATTTTTCAACAACTCTAATGAAAGAGTTTAAAACCTTAGAAAAAATTTTAAACAATATCAGCCCGCCTAAGTATAAGTTGAATTTTTTCTAAACCCCATTGTAGGATTAAGCTTGGAATGAAGGCAATGAGTGATGAAAAACTGAATTCTATGATAAAATTTATAAATCCGTAATCTTTAGCTAAGGGAGTATTATGAAAAATTGCTGTGATAATCAAGGCCACGTTTGCGAAATGAAAAAAATAAATTGAGATTTTTAGTTTTACA
Coding sequences:
- a CDS encoding acyl-CoA desaturase, which produces MVIILSFFIGHWFLSAFVQSFFLHRYAAHAMFKMNKFWEKFFHIFTCVAQGSSFLNPRAYAIMHRQHHAYSDTGKDPHSPIASKGFLDMMWKTALNYEAILDRKANVEKEFRGNYPEWPAIDRLSDSWTFRLFCGTLYTLFYLYFVPAGQYGWYLLLPIHWVMGPLHGAIVNWCGHMYGYRNHKKNPDNSKNTLFVDFMIAGELYQNNHHAHPNSPNFAFRWFELDLTYQIMKVLHLLKIIKIQRAIWTEKGKKALRGSDVPIETTSASTAAA
- a CDS encoding NADPH-dependent F420 reductase; translation: MKGKKIGILGSGVVGQTLANGFLKYGAEVKIGTRDSGKLKDWLSKAGTSASVGSFEDAANFGEILVLASKGNAASEVLKLAGIDSLNGKTIIDTTNPIGEESPQNGVLKFFTTYNESLMEQFQKQVPKANFVKCFNSVGSGLMVNPHLKDGKPSMFICGNDESAKKQVKEILNLFGWEIEDMGKAEAARAIEPLCILWCIPGFLSQSWTHAFKLLK
- a CDS encoding DUF1564 domain-containing protein is translated as MDILLLDDGQKIESALIEGPFGLDSLLVPFAYWDRLSREEKKILPRRLPFLLRRYGKYIAAMKRLHCKAGKIKYNRGVGKMKKFSIRVNTGTWAILGALAAAHGVSRCYLFNYMLWLEDVGVGDSIVETLNRGVPSFHGTYRMIWTLDLRQNLISRELEFKPNPMTERDLRGS
- a CDS encoding protein kinase — its product is MKHRKEDLAELIEGARVGEKFPIAKLISGVEKPDSFEFRKNLFESLASQGLTGQNSLTVGFTGTPGAGKSSLLGELAIQFLKADDEETMAIVAIDPSSHISGGSLLGDRTRLSLPAREKRIYFRSQPSQLELGGVNPYTYHVIRLLRCFFRYVFIETVGIGQNEIEVSKLTDLSFLVLQPLGGDQVQFMKSGIMEVPDSFILNKCDEEVLANSSYHMLISTLEFLKDVMPGKNLPPVFKTSAKTKYGIGNLLEFIRKSKPVVDRSVETDLQLKKWIKNEYGNFGLKIIEHLPYSGPENFETLEGIALREIRKNLQF
- a CDS encoding protein meaA; translated protein: MENKNHILYDKSGKPSKEPAWIFRTYAGHTNARESNELFRKNLSKGQTGLSIAFDLATQCGYSSDHAIAKPEIGKVGVPINTLEDFRILFNQIPIEEMNTSMTINGTSMYLLSLYVALAQERGVDVSLLQGTTQNDIIKEYLARGTYIFPPAQSIRVIVDMYEYCLKNIPKWNPSNICSYHLQEAGATPVQELAFALATAMAILDAIKERNCFTPDEFEQCVGRISFFVNAGIRFVEEMCKMRAFTEMWDEITKNRYQVKQEKYRRFRYGVQVNSLGLTEEQPENNAWRILIEALGVTMSRDARCRALQLPAWNEALSLPRPWDQQWSLRLQQVLAYETDLLEYPDLFEGSKVVESKVKELKEEAYKEIQKILDMGGAVKAIENGYMKSQLVKSQAERLAKINNNELIVVGKNKWTEGTPSPLMTDQDGGVFKVDRQSAEETLEVLAKVKSARDVKKVQETLSQLEADAKADKNLMHASIECAKAGVSTGEWADVLRSVFGEYRPATGVEGQKLNLETEKVIRVRGKVEAFLKASGSRPKIVVGKPGLDGHSNGAEMIAVSAKHAGFDVIYSGIRLTPEEIVQTAVEENADVIGVSILSGSHQELAEQIFQELKHYKADIPVVFGGIIPPGDFDALLKLGVKAIFTPKDYDLMDVMERIIDIISQTVKAA
- a CDS encoding class I SAM-dependent methyltransferase, giving the protein MNFKPNRKQEEPLENEDLALGANGQPFEAEYWRDIYGSGTDVDATFNAKEHARYAKSILNLMEINVNSVADFGFGKGILLKEMVKIFKPGRVLAIDPSEQMLDELFAQKWIRSWNVSVLNTTVQELDLTYFIHLPFDLGICNSVVQYIKGDLRPVFEKLHKIVKYLYFSVPTKEDYIRMKKDISFEDPYAYVRTKKQYLKVIEPYFRRVGFNFLESRLVGDSRFTDELFKDE